The Thermodesulfobacteriota bacterium genomic interval GAATGAAACAGAGGGTGGCTATTGCCAGGACACTAATCAATGAACCCAAGGTAGTATTGATGGATGAGCCCTTTGGTTCGGTAGATGCCCAGACCAGAAATTCTCTCCAGGAATTTCTGATAGACATATGGAGAAAGCGGGGAGACACTATAATCTTTGTAACCCATAATGTGGATGAAGCTGTATTCTTATCCCAAAGAGTGGTCTGTCTTTCTTCCAGACCTGGAGAGGTGGTGTTGGAGGTCAGTATAAATCTGGAGTTTCCCAGGGACAGAACGAGCATGGATTTCGTGAAAATTAGAAGAGAGATTTTAGAACATTTGACGTCAAATAATGGCAACATAGTTGCACAAAACATAGAACCGCAGATATGAAAAACATACTCTTCGTATGCACAGCCAATATATGCCGCAGCCCTTTTGCAGAAAGGGCATTAAAAAAGCTCCTCAGAGAAAAAAAAGTGACAGGGATTAAAGTGCATTCAGCAGGGGTTAGTGCTACCTCCGGGCGTCCTTCTCCTCCAGACGCGATCCGGGTTGCTGGTAATCTCGGTGTGGATATCTCCGAACACCTCTCAAGACCCATTTCCACTCCGATGATTGAAGAAGCGGACATTATACTTGTAATGAGCCTCTTTCACATAGAGGTAATCCTGGGAATGAATCCAGAATCAGAAAATAAGCTTAAACTTTTAGGGAATTTTAGTACATTCTATGGAGACGGAGAAGAGACAGAAATACCTGACCCTTACGGGCTTACTTCATTTCACTACAGGTCTTCCTTTAATATTATAAGGGATTGTATATATAATCTATATAAGAAATTAATTAGCGATTAGTAGGTACATAGTTATTAAACCCTACATATCAGCTTGCTGATAGCAGCATCTAATCCCTCTAGGGTAAGCTCAAACATGGGGAATATTTTGCTAATCATACTTATTGTAGGATGATTCCACTCCGAAAGGTCTTCAGGATTTAACCATATGGCATGGGTAAAATGATCGGAGATGCGTTGAAGCCAAGCTATCCCCGGCAAATCATTCCTTTCATAATAGTATATTGCCCCATATTTCATTACCAGCTCCTCGCGGGCCATGCAGGCATCTCCAAGAATAATCACTTTATAGCCAGATTCCAGGGTATTGAGCAACTGGGTTGTGCTTGTGGGCTCCCTCCTTTCTATATCTATATACAGGTTGTCATATATACAGTTGTGAAAATAAAAGTGCTGGAAATCTTTGAAATGGGTTGCTGAATGGGCAGCGCTGAAGAGTCTGCTGCAAAGCTTTGCATAGGGACTCATAGAACCACCCACATCCATCAATAAAAGCAGTTTTACTGCGTTCTTTCTCTGCCTTCTCCATATCAATTCTATCTCCCCTCCGTTTTTGCAGGTATGATCTATAGTGACATCTATATCCAATTCATCCTCTGGCCCTATTCTGCTTAACCTCCTCAATCTCTTAAGGGCTATCTGAAAGTGTCTGACATCCAGAACCACATCATTCCTGTAATTGCGGAATCTTCTCTCCTTTGCCACCTGGATAGCAGACCTGTTCATGGATTGCCCCCCCACCCTAATGCCTGCCGGGTTTATCCCGGAATTGCCAAAAGGGGAAGTTCCTCCTGTGCCTATCCACCGATCCCCACCATCATGGCGCTCTTTCTGTTCCCTCAACCTCTGCTTAAAGGTTTCCATGAGTTCATCGAAGTTCATCCTCTCTATCTGAGCAATTTCCTCCTCTGTAAGTTGAATTTTGTTAATAGGGTTATTCAGCCATTCCAGTATCTCATCCCTTAGCTCTGGTGGGGTTTCGATACCCTGAAAATACTCCTGAAATGCCAAATCATACTGGTCAAAGTAAGCCTCACTCTTTACCAGGATTGATCTCGCCAGATAGTAGAATACATTCAGGCTGGATGATGCAAAGCCCTGGGAAAGGGCATCCATGAGAGTCATCCACTCAGTTATAGAGACTGGCACCTTTTTTTTGCGGAGGGTATAGAAGAAATCTGTGAACATTTTACTACCAGTTATACCTGTTTTGGCTTCCCGATACCCCTGTCTTCTTACCACTCAGGTAGTCATAATCTGCCTCTTTTTTCAGGAGGACACCAAGGAAAGGGATATTATCTGAAAGCATTTCATGAGAGATTCCACTGGAGATCAGCGCCTGAATCCAATCCAGAAGTTCACTGGTTGAAGGCTTCTTTCTGAATTCATTGATACTCCTCAGCCAGTAGAATTTCTTGAGGACTTCCCTTAGCAGCTGGGTTTTAATATCCGGGAAGTGCACCATTACTATCTCCTCCATCAACCCTTCATCAGGAAACTCAATATAATGGAATATACACCTGCGTAAGAATGCGTCAGGGAGTTCCTTTTCAGAATTACTTGTTATAACCACGATGGGTCTGTGTTTGGTCTTAATCGTTTCATTTATTTCATGAATATGAAATGACATCTCATCCAGCTCATTCAAAAGGTCATTGGGAAATTCCACATCTGCTTTATCGATTTCATCTATAAGGATAACCACCTGTTCAGGTGATGTAAAAGCCATCCCCAATTTGCCAAGCTTAATATACTGTTTTATATCCGATATATCTTTGCCACCAAAGCGGCTATCATTTAACCTTTGTACAGTATCGTAAATATATAATCCTTCCTGAGCCTTTGAGGTGGACTTGATATTCCACACTATCAGTTCCTTATCAAGGGCTAAGGCTATATTATGCGCCAGCAGGGTCTTGCCGGTTCCCGGTTCTCCTTTCACAAGCATTGGTCTTTGAAGGGCAATTGCTACATTGACGGCATTGCGTAACGGTTCCGATACTATGTACTTGTGAGTGCCCATGAATTGATCAAACTTCTTTTTGTTCATCAGAATCCTCCTAGGTTCAGAATCTTTTTCAGTATAATTAATTAAATAACATAAAAAATAGCCCAAGCCAACAAAATAAACACTTTTTCGTTGAATTCTATACAGGTTTGTTATAATGGTTGTATCTATTCAGAAGCCAGTAGCCAGAACTCAGGAGTCAGAATATTGTTAAAAGCTAACCTATACTTTGACCAAATCGACTTTAAAAAATACTTATCTCTAACCGACTGTAGAGAATGTGGGTTTAACAACTGCAGAGGTTTATTGGAGAAGCTTAAAACAGACGGGCCCAAACCCGAGGTCTATCCTCATATCTCTAAGAATATGGCCCATGCATTCAGTACCGCTTTGAATGCTGAACAGATCATTCCAGAAATTGAGCTTATGCAGCTTCCCGTCCCTGCAGAACCTGGCTTGGTTGAATTCAATATGCCAGACAAAAACTCTTCTCTGCTAGTATCGGGCAATTCAGAGCTTACTCAATTGGCCCTTTCTGCCATCCTTGCCACAACGATCAAGCCTTTTTATGTATTGTTTATAGATACTAAAGGAGATACGGTGGATATGTCAATGATTTATAAGACATTTACTGCAGAGCGCATTAAGGAGATGATTGTGGATAGCAGCATGAGTGAAAGGCTCAACCATAAGGAGATGATCATACCCGGATTTGCAAAACCAATAAATAGGGAAATAGAACGGCTTACAGGATGGAACGTTAATATCGGGCCTGTTTGTTGCGGAGAACTTCCCCTCTACTTCGGAGAGGATTGGGTAGCCCCATGAATTTTCCATCTGGTCTTTTTTTTGACGTCCTCTAACATTATGCCAACTCGGGCCATTTTTCCCCTTATCTCATCTGCCAGTTCCCACTCTTCTTTTTCTCTCAATTCACTTCTAACTGTTATAAGCAATTCCATCAAAGAAGATAATAGATGTCTGTCTTTTTTTGATGCCCTTGTAACCTGATTTGCCATCTTCATTTGCATATCTGCCAATCTTTCATAGGCATTTAAAAGCGTATCAGATGTCTCTCCCTTCTCTTTCGCTTTATGAATGTGCTTCAGGATCTCCTCAGGTATCAGCATGGCAGAAGCAATGTCTTCTCTGTCGTTCAAGGTTTGGAGGAATTTCTCTTCTAATTCTGAAATTTTCGTCAATAAAGGCTCACGGGGCGATACTGGGGGATATATATTCTTTGTATATGTGTTTCTTTCTCCTGACAGGGCTAATTCATCGAATCCAAAAGTCGAACCATTCGAAAAAGTTTTGTCACACCCCTTTTTTCGTAAAACGACCTGCCCCACCCCTTTCACATAGCATCTCTCTTGACTCAAGTCAAAGATACCTGCCGTATGTTCATCTATGCCTATTATAATGGTTAAATCAGACAACTGATTCTCCAGTATCTTGAGTCTGGGAGCACCCATATAACAAAACCTGGTATCGTGATTTTCTCCCTCAGCATTGTTCCAATGAGGGATGACGGCAAGATTCAATCCCATATCCCCGAGTAAATTAAGCCCGTTCACCCAAAAGGGGTCTTCACCCACCTTATAAATTTCGTATACAGGCATAGAATATTTCCCCACACAAAGGGATGCAGCGCTGGCAAAAACGAGATGGCTGCCTCTATAAAGACTTTTTTTGATAGCATCTCCCACAGGGTTTCCCAACCAGTTTTTAAGGGCATACGTAGGGCTGCCAGGACCTGAAAAAATAAAGTGGGCGTTCATTATCGTATGAGCCACCTCTTTCATCATGAGGGGAGTCGCTCTGGAAAAATCCTTGAATAAAACTGGCTCCATCTTTACCCGAAAGTGCCTGTTAAAGTACTCTTTTGCTTTCTCTGATAGGATATCTGCATTGAGTTGAAACCCTGCAGGGGTATCGAGAAATACTGCCCTTACGGGCTTTTCCTCGATTCTATCCAGGATTTCCTTATGTACCCTCACCATGGAACTGGTCATCTCACCTGACCCCATGAGGGTTATCGTTCCGTATTTATTGCCTTCGTAATTCTTCAACAAACCTATACTCCATGCATATCAACCTACCAACACTATGAAACTGGAGTTGCAATGAACCTCCCCGCAGCAAGCTGCGTGGTATCCAAAAGTAAAGCAATTTCATGCTAAGATTACCACGCCTGCCTGCGGTAGGCAGGTCACTCCGCTCCTCGCAATGACATGGCAACTTTATGATTGCAACTTGATATGATGATATTAAGAATTGTTCTTCTTCTGGTAGAAATCTCGAGAAATTGCGAGAGACTCAACTGTTTCATCTATCTCATAAAACACAGGAAAGGATACGCTCTCTTTTAACCTATCCACTCTTTCTTTCCACCCCTGAAAGACAAAGGCAATGGGTTTGCTGTAGCGTCTCATCAATTCTGATAAAAAAGTCGTTATATCTAAAAGGATGTTATAGTGAAGACGTAGATTGTCCGTAAACACAAAGAGCATACCATCGAACTGTTCCTGTTTTATGGCATTTTCCAGTATGTATCTGTAGGACTCAAAGTTCCACAGGTCACCCAAATCCAAGGGATTGGCAGTTTTTATTACCTTGGCACGGAAGAACTCCTGAATTTTTTTCAGATAATCATCTTCATAAGGGGACATCTCAAAGCCATATTTAGCACAGAAGTCGGCAGCTATCACACCGTGCCCCCCTGAACGGGTCATTACTGCTAGTCGATTTCCTGTAAGCTTTGGTAATAAGAATACCTTTGCATAATTTATTGCGTTTTCTATGGTTTCAGCCCTGATAATCCGGCCCTGCAAGCATATAGCATCAATAATCCGGTTATCATTTGCTATTGCTGCCGTATGAGATTTGGCAACTTCAACAGAGGTCTCAAACTTGTTAACCTTATGTAATATGATAGGTTTGGAAGATGATTGTGCCAGTTCTAATAGCCTCCTCCCGTTATTTAAACCCTCTGAATGAACGCAAATGACCTGTGTCCATGGGTCTTCTATCAGGTAAGACAAAAAGTCTGTTTCTTCCAGGTCCAGCTTGTTTCCCATACTTACCCATTTGTTAACCCCGATGTTTTCTCCGAAGAGAAGCATAAGATAGCCATTTGCCACACCCCCGCTTTGGGATAGAACCGATACTGGACCAATCTTTAATGGAGGTACAGGCTGGAAAGGCAAACAAAGCCCTATTTCAGTGTTTATTACACCTACACAGTTGGGTCCAATCAATCTGACATTGTGTTTTCTGGCATAATTAAGGATATCTGCCTCCAGGTCAATATTCTCTATTTTAAATTCTCTGAACCCGCCGGTAGCTATATATATAGCCCGGGCACCCTTCTTGCCACATTGGTCAACCAGTTTTGGTACAGTTGTAGCAGGGGTAATTATAGCTGCAAAGTCTATCTCATCTGCTATATCCATAACAGAAGGATATATCTTCAACCCGGATATATTGCCCCCTTTTGGACCAACAGGGAATACTTCACCCTGAAAGTGATTGTCCAGAAGATTCTGGACAATGTTTTTACCCATGTTATCTCTAGATTCAGAGACACCAATTACTGCAACTTTTCGAGGATAAAAAACAGTTCTCATTAAGTCATTCATCATTCCGCTAAGTTCCTCATTATCTTTGTCGCATTTTTAAACCAAACCTTTCAATGCCTTCTCATATTCTTTATATGCCTGCCGTCCGAAGAGGGCAAAGCGAACGAGCTGAATATCAAGGTTTACCTTAAGATAGTCTATTACGGTTTTTAAGGCGATATTTGCAGCCTCAGCCAGAGGATACCCATAGGCACCGGTACTGATAGAGGGAAAGGCTATACTTATCAATCCCTTTGATGAGGCAAGTTTCAGGCTTTCCCTGTAGGCACTCTCCAAAAGTTTCGCTTCATTTCCCACCCCACCTCTGTATATTGGACCTACGGTGTGGATTACATATTTAGCCTTCAGGTTTCCTCCGGTAGTGATTACCGCTTTTCCTGTAGGGCATCCTCCGATTTTCCTGCATTCTTCCATAATAGCTGGGCCACCAGCACGGTGAATTGCACCATCAACACCCCCACCACCCGCCAACCTGGAATTGGCTGCATTGACAATGGCGTCGGTTTCTTCCTCAGTTATATCACCTTCAATCAGGGAGATGGTGGATTGGTTTACTTTAACTTCCATGAGACCCTCCTGTACGTTTACCCCGCACTATTGCTCAGCCTTCCTCCAGTCTGTTAAGGCGACATATTTTCCGCTGGCGGGGTCAGCCCTGTATATCTGGCATGAGTCACCACCCTTATGGCTTTCCGAACTATAAGAGATAGGACCAGAAGCCCCACCAGTATTATAATTCTTAATACCCTCAAGAGCACTTATCAGAGCTTTTTCATTGAGGTCCTTCCCAGCCCTTTTCAAACCCTCTACCAGCACAGTGTTTAAAACCCACAGATTGGTATATAGGGTGCCGCGGTAGGGTTTTTCCGTCCCCGGGTGATATTTCAGTGTGATTTTTCTCATCTTTTCCATTCTTGGACCCTTACCATACCAGGGTGACGTAGGATGAACAGAGTAGAATTGGTTCGCTGCCTCACCAATCGCGTTTATTTCCTCCCCAAGCATTGCAGACCAGCTGCCAAAAACAGGCACCTTTAACCCCATCTTCTTTAGCTCTTTAAGCAGCACTATAGTTGTCGGGGTAATAGTTCCGGCATGGACTACGACATTTGCTTTGCACCTTTTTATACTCATCACCTGGGTGGCGGCATCAATAGCGCCAGGAGCCAGGACCTCCTTTGTTACAGGTGTTATATTGTATTTACCAAGCCTCTCTACTGTAGATGCAAGCTCCGTCTTCCCGTTATCAGTATCAGGATAAACTATGGCAACCTTCGGTTCCTTCAGATTGAAGTCTTTAATCATATAATCAACAAGAACCCTCGTTTGATTTGAATAGGTGTCAATAATACTAAATATATACATCTTAAAAGGGTTAAAAAGAATATCAGGAACTGCAACAGACATGGTCGGCAACTTCTCTTTCTCGATGTTCTTCCACAAAACATTAACGAGACTGGCAGAACCTGGTCCTATCATGACAAAAACCTTGTCTCTGTAAACTATCTTCTTAAAGGCGGCAAGGGCAGGTGGAATCGAATAACGGTCGTCTTCTATAATTAAATTCAACCGCCTTCCATTGACACCACCACTATCGTTAATATAGTTGACATAGGTTCTCGTTGCGTCAATCCAGAGAGCGCCAAGACTCCCCGCAGGACCAGTTATAGGAGCAATTGTGCCTACCTTTATCTCTTTATCTGTCACACCTCGTACTTCTGCGTTAACAGTATGAGCATAGAACAAAGTCAAAGATACAACCAGAGTCACAACCAGTACAAAAACAACTTTTCTCATAGTTTTTTTCCCTCCAGGAAACAAAATGTTTTCTATTAACCTCTTTCTATCCAGATAGTATTTACTGCTTAACTAAAATACTTATCACCTCCTTTAAGCCCTGCCTTTTTTAATCAAAATCAGCGAATATCTCCCCGATATTTAACCCTCCAATGTTTGA includes:
- a CDS encoding MoxR family ATPase is translated as MNKKKFDQFMGTHKYIVSEPLRNAVNVAIALQRPMLVKGEPGTGKTLLAHNIALALDKELIVWNIKSTSKAQEGLYIYDTVQRLNDSRFGGKDISDIKQYIKLGKLGMAFTSPEQVVILIDEIDKADVEFPNDLLNELDEMSFHIHEINETIKTKHRPIVVITSNSEKELPDAFLRRCIFHYIEFPDEGLMEEIVMVHFPDIKTQLLREVLKKFYWLRSINEFRKKPSTSELLDWIQALISSGISHEMLSDNIPFLGVLLKKEADYDYLSGKKTGVSGSQNRYNW
- a CDS encoding O-acetyl-ADP-ribose deacetylase, producing MEVKVNQSTISLIEGDITEEETDAIVNAANSRLAGGGGVDGAIHRAGGPAIMEECRKIGGCPTGKAVITTGGNLKAKYVIHTVGPIYRGGVGNEAKLLESAYRESLKLASSKGLISIAFPSISTGAYGYPLAEAANIALKTVIDYLKVNLDIQLVRFALFGRQAYKEYEKALKGLV
- a CDS encoding ABC transporter substrate-binding protein produces the protein MRKVVFVLVVTLVVSLTLFYAHTVNAEVRGVTDKEIKVGTIAPITGPAGSLGALWIDATRTYVNYINDSGGVNGRRLNLIIEDDRYSIPPALAAFKKIVYRDKVFVMIGPGSASLVNVLWKNIEKEKLPTMSVAVPDILFNPFKMYIFSIIDTYSNQTRVLVDYMIKDFNLKEPKVAIVYPDTDNGKTELASTVERLGKYNITPVTKEVLAPGAIDAATQVMSIKRCKANVVVHAGTITPTTIVLLKELKKMGLKVPVFGSWSAMLGEEINAIGEAANQFYSVHPTSPWYGKGPRMEKMRKITLKYHPGTEKPYRGTLYTNLWVLNTVLVEGLKRAGKDLNEKALISALEGIKNYNTGGASGPISYSSESHKGGDSCQIYRADPASGKYVALTDWRKAEQ
- a CDS encoding CoA-binding protein; the encoded protein is MMNDLMRTVFYPRKVAVIGVSESRDNMGKNIVQNLLDNHFQGEVFPVGPKGGNISGLKIYPSVMDIADEIDFAAIITPATTVPKLVDQCGKKGARAIYIATGGFREFKIENIDLEADILNYARKHNVRLIGPNCVGVINTEIGLCLPFQPVPPLKIGPVSVLSQSGGVANGYLMLLFGENIGVNKWVSMGNKLDLEETDFLSYLIEDPWTQVICVHSEGLNNGRRLLELAQSSSKPIILHKVNKFETSVEVAKSHTAAIANDNRIIDAICLQGRIIRAETIENAINYAKVFLLPKLTGNRLAVMTRSGGHGVIAADFCAKYGFEMSPYEDDYLKKIQEFFRAKVIKTANPLDLGDLWNFESYRYILENAIKQEQFDGMLFVFTDNLRLHYNILLDITTFLSELMRRYSKPIAFVFQGWKERVDRLKESVSFPVFYEIDETVESLAISRDFYQKKNNS
- a CDS encoding low molecular weight phosphotyrosine protein phosphatase; this encodes MKNILFVCTANICRSPFAERALKKLLREKKVTGIKVHSAGVSATSGRPSPPDAIRVAGNLGVDISEHLSRPISTPMIEEADIILVMSLFHIEVILGMNPESENKLKLLGNFSTFYGDGEETEIPDPYGLTSFHYRSSFNIIRDCIYNLYKKLISD
- a CDS encoding VWA domain-containing protein, which codes for MVRRQGYREAKTGITGSKMFTDFFYTLRKKKVPVSITEWMTLMDALSQGFASSSLNVFYYLARSILVKSEAYFDQYDLAFQEYFQGIETPPELRDEILEWLNNPINKIQLTEEEIAQIERMNFDELMETFKQRLREQKERHDGGDRWIGTGGTSPFGNSGINPAGIRVGGQSMNRSAIQVAKERRFRNYRNDVVLDVRHFQIALKRLRRLSRIGPEDELDIDVTIDHTCKNGGEIELIWRRQRKNAVKLLLLMDVGGSMSPYAKLCSRLFSAAHSATHFKDFQHFYFHNCIYDNLYIDIERREPTSTTQLLNTLESGYKVIILGDACMAREELVMKYGAIYYYERNDLPGIAWLQRISDHFTHAIWLNPEDLSEWNHPTISMISKIFPMFELTLEGLDAAISKLICRV